Proteins from one Acidobacteriota bacterium genomic window:
- the ricT gene encoding regulatory iron-sulfur-containing complex subunit RicT, with protein MALYQLQLENQARPVFGRHDGPPLLLRSPCIVQTEYGPALAEVLETRNFLESCLPPGQILPVIRPASEEDAKRRQRHRQIEREALIFCRDQVRTLRLEMKVVLVHMLFDESRLLFVFTAENRVDFRELVRILAHQYRLRIEMRQVGVRDETKLLGGFGHCGRPLCCAAHLPQFYPITIRMAKDQGLSLNPSKISGRCGRLMCCLRYECPKGKKGPQAAAPEE; from the coding sequence ATGGCCCTGTACCAGCTGCAGCTCGAAAACCAGGCCAGGCCGGTCTTTGGCCGACACGACGGGCCGCCCCTCCTCCTGCGGTCTCCCTGCATCGTCCAGACCGAGTACGGCCCCGCGCTCGCGGAGGTGCTCGAAACGAGGAATTTTCTCGAATCGTGCCTCCCTCCCGGCCAGATCCTCCCGGTGATCCGGCCCGCCAGCGAAGAGGACGCGAAGCGTCGTCAGAGGCACCGCCAGATCGAGCGCGAGGCGCTCATTTTCTGCAGGGACCAGGTTCGGACCCTCCGCCTGGAAATGAAGGTGGTATTGGTCCACATGCTCTTCGACGAGAGCCGGCTTCTCTTCGTGTTCACGGCCGAGAACCGCGTGGATTTCCGTGAACTCGTGAGGATCCTCGCTCACCAGTACCGCCTCCGAATCGAAATGCGGCAGGTGGGCGTCCGGGACGAAACCAAGCTTCTCGGCGGATTTGGCCACTGCGGCCGGCCCCTGTGCTGCGCCGCCCACCTTCCCCAGTTCTATCCGATCACCATCCGCATGGCCAAGGACCAGGGACTGAGCCTGAATCCCTCGAAAATTTCGGGGCGTTGCGGCCGGCTCATGTGCTGTCTCCGATACGAGTGCCCCAAGGGGAAGAAGGGTCCTCAGGCCGCCGCGCCGGAAGAGTGA
- a CDS encoding acetyl-CoA carboxylase carboxyltransferase subunit alpha — protein MKDPREFERPILELEAQIENLGLFGDEKRRERELAALQKKLDKLRRDTYARLTPWQVVQVARHPQRPYTLDYVQALFTDFVELHGDRGYADDPAIVAGLARFHGKSVAVIGHQKGRDTKQKIHRNFGMPRPEGYRKSLRIMKMAEKFRMPVLTFIDTPGAYPGLDAEERGQAEAIAVNLKAMALLRTPIVVTVTGEGGSGGALALGVGDRVNMLQYAIYSVISPEGCAAILWKDALQAETAATALKLTAQDLKGLGLIDAVVEEPPGGAPVDPPSVYSRLDSLLESQLAELEAMPVEELLRGRYEKFRAMGAHSEAVEAGVRKGK, from the coding sequence ATGAAGGACCCCCGCGAGTTCGAGCGGCCCATTCTGGAGCTCGAGGCGCAGATCGAGAACCTCGGCCTTTTCGGGGACGAAAAGAGGCGCGAAAGGGAGCTGGCCGCCCTACAGAAGAAGCTGGACAAGCTCCGGCGCGACACCTACGCCCGACTCACCCCCTGGCAGGTGGTCCAGGTGGCCCGACACCCCCAAAGGCCCTACACCCTGGATTACGTTCAGGCGCTGTTCACGGACTTCGTGGAGCTTCATGGAGACCGGGGGTACGCGGACGACCCGGCCATCGTGGCCGGACTGGCGCGCTTTCACGGAAAGTCCGTGGCCGTGATCGGCCACCAGAAGGGGCGGGACACCAAGCAGAAGATCCACCGCAACTTCGGAATGCCCAGGCCCGAGGGCTACCGAAAATCCCTCCGCATCATGAAGATGGCGGAGAAATTCCGCATGCCCGTCCTCACGTTCATCGACACCCCGGGGGCCTATCCGGGCCTGGATGCCGAGGAGCGCGGCCAGGCCGAGGCCATCGCCGTCAACTTGAAGGCCATGGCGCTCCTCCGGACGCCCATCGTGGTGACGGTCACAGGGGAGGGAGGCAGCGGCGGGGCGCTGGCTTTGGGCGTCGGGGACCGCGTCAACATGCTCCAGTACGCCATCTACTCGGTCATCTCCCCGGAGGGATGCGCGGCGATCTTGTGGAAGGACGCCCTCCAGGCGGAGACCGCCGCGACGGCCCTCAAACTGACGGCCCAGGATCTCAAGGGCCTCGGTCTGATCGATGCCGTGGTGGAAGAGCCCCCGGGAGGCGCTCCGGTGGACCCGCCCTCCGTCTATTCGCGCCTGGATTCGCTCCTCGAGTCGCAGCTGGCGGAACTGGAGGCCATGCCCGTGGAGGAACTTCTCCGGGGCCGCTACGAGAAATTCAGGGCCATGGGCGCCCACTCCGAGGCCGTGGAAGCGGGGGTACGAAAGGGAAAGTGA
- the serS gene encoding serine--tRNA ligase has protein sequence MLDLHALRSAPDSFRVALARKGVPPEEVTALLEHDAARREILVRVEALKARRNDASRQIGQLKKAGEDTGALQAEMRAQGDEIQALDRRLQEIEAEIQGRLLSIPNRPHASVPDGADASSNVVVKTWGDAPRLDFQPRSHEEIGLRLGILDFERAAKLSGSRFVVYRGAGALLERALISFMLDLHVTRHGYTEVIPPYLVKAEALVGTGNLPKFEADLFKVDGGDFYLIPTAEVPVTNLHRDEILEEADLPLSYCAFTPCFRSEAGSYGKDVKGMIRQHQFHKVELVKFSRPEESYEELERLTSHAEAVLEALGLCYRRVLLCAGDMSFSSAKTYDLEVWLPSQDCFREISSCSNFEDFQARRANIRFRPAGGGKPRLVHTLNGSGLAVGRTFVALLEQFQRPDGSVEIPRVLRPYCGGKDSIEVDRS, from the coding sequence GTGCTGGACCTGCACGCCCTGCGAAGCGCGCCCGACTCCTTCCGGGTGGCCCTGGCCCGCAAGGGCGTGCCGCCGGAAGAGGTGACCGCCCTCCTCGAACACGACGCCGCCCGCCGGGAGATCCTCGTCCGGGTGGAGGCCTTGAAGGCCCGCCGGAACGACGCGAGCCGCCAGATCGGACAGCTGAAGAAGGCGGGGGAGGATACGGGGGCCCTCCAGGCCGAGATGCGCGCCCAGGGGGACGAAATCCAGGCGCTGGACCGGCGGCTCCAGGAGATCGAGGCGGAGATCCAGGGGCGCCTACTGAGCATTCCAAACAGGCCCCACGCTTCCGTGCCGGACGGGGCCGACGCGTCATCGAACGTCGTGGTCAAGACCTGGGGCGACGCTCCCCGGCTGGATTTCCAGCCGCGGTCCCACGAGGAGATCGGCCTTCGACTGGGCATCCTCGACTTCGAGAGGGCGGCCAAGCTGTCGGGCTCCCGGTTCGTCGTCTACCGGGGGGCGGGGGCCCTTCTGGAAAGGGCCCTCATCTCGTTCATGCTGGACCTCCACGTGACCCGCCACGGCTACACGGAGGTGATTCCCCCCTACCTCGTCAAGGCGGAGGCCCTCGTGGGAACGGGGAACCTCCCCAAGTTCGAGGCCGACCTGTTCAAAGTGGACGGGGGAGACTTCTACCTCATCCCCACCGCCGAAGTCCCGGTCACCAACCTGCACCGGGACGAGATCCTGGAGGAGGCGGACCTGCCCCTCTCCTACTGCGCCTTCACGCCCTGCTTCCGCTCCGAGGCGGGCTCCTACGGCAAGGACGTGAAAGGCATGATCCGCCAGCACCAGTTCCACAAGGTCGAACTGGTCAAGTTCTCGCGACCGGAGGAGTCCTACGAAGAGCTGGAGCGCCTCACTTCCCATGCCGAGGCCGTTCTGGAGGCCCTGGGCCTTTGCTATCGCCGGGTGCTCCTCTGCGCGGGGGACATGTCCTTTTCCTCCGCCAAGACCTACGACCTGGAGGTTTGGCTGCCCTCCCAGGACTGCTTCAGGGAAATTTCCTCCTGCTCCAACTTCGAGGATTTCCAGGCGCGAAGGGCCAACATCCGTTTCCGGCCCGCCGGGGGAGGAAAGCCCAGGCTCGTCCACACCCTGAACGGATCCGGATTGGCCGTGGGCCGGACCTTCGTGGCACTTCTCGAGCAGTTCCAGCGACCCGACGGGTCCGTGGAAATCCCCAGGGTGTTGCGCCCCTACTGTGGCGGAAAAGACTCAATTGAGGTTGACAGGTCCTAA
- a CDS encoding 4-hydroxythreonine-4-phosphate dehydrogenase PdxA encodes MTRPRVLITTGDPGGVGPEVLWSVLQPGDLQQAAEITVIGPLRSVASAPEGVRWDDVDLPALRFHKRPHPDNGRISLLTLEEACRRMERKEADLLVTGPVSKEAIRRCGIPFSGHTEYLAQSFHCRTYMVFFTGVMPVALFSTHIPVRDVPAVLTTEALVDFVRGLATAWNRQLNAWPSFRIAGLNPHAGEGGLLGREEREVLEPAVEALLAEGVAVDGPVPADSLFLRPDGPDKIAVALYHDQGMIPAKMMSQGHAVNCTLGLPFLRTSPDHGPAFDIAGTGQADPESLRRAILTGLDLLKRRR; translated from the coding sequence ATGACGCGTCCACGGGTGCTCATCACAACGGGAGATCCCGGCGGGGTCGGGCCGGAGGTCCTCTGGTCCGTCCTCCAGCCGGGAGACCTGCAACAGGCGGCTGAAATCACCGTCATCGGACCGCTCCGGTCCGTGGCCTCCGCCCCGGAGGGGGTCCGCTGGGACGACGTGGACCTTCCCGCGCTCCGGTTCCACAAGCGCCCCCATCCGGACAACGGCAGGATCTCGCTTCTGACCCTGGAGGAGGCGTGCCGGCGGATGGAGCGCAAGGAGGCGGACCTTCTGGTGACGGGCCCGGTTTCCAAGGAGGCCATCCGGCGATGCGGCATCCCCTTTTCGGGCCACACGGAGTACCTGGCCCAGTCCTTCCACTGCCGCACCTACATGGTGTTCTTCACGGGGGTCATGCCCGTGGCCCTCTTTTCCACCCACATTCCCGTCCGTGACGTGCCGGCGGTGTTGACGACGGAGGCTCTGGTGGACTTCGTGCGGGGCCTGGCCACGGCCTGGAACCGCCAGCTCAACGCCTGGCCGAGCTTCCGCATCGCCGGCCTCAATCCACACGCCGGAGAGGGAGGCCTCCTCGGCCGGGAGGAGCGGGAGGTGCTGGAGCCGGCCGTGGAAGCGCTCCTGGCCGAGGGGGTGGCCGTGGACGGGCCGGTCCCCGCCGACAGCCTCTTCCTCCGGCCCGACGGTCCGGACAAGATCGCCGTGGCGCTGTACCACGACCAGGGGATGATTCCGGCCAAGATGATGAGCCAGGGCCACGCGGTCAACTGCACACTGGGTCTGCCCTTCCTCCGGACGTCCCCGGACCACGGCCCCGCCTTTGACATCGCGGGCACGGGGCAGGCGGATCCGGAGAGCCTCCGCCGGGCGATCCTCACCGGTCTGGACCTCCTCAAGCGAAGGCGCTGA
- a CDS encoding RNA chaperone Hfq — translation MPDRKLIRPNLRDYKSYRREGREVKEEEGGGLPAGTFSSARRKQVPPEQTNAENFYYLKQMGSKTPVVVVLNDGEELHGWIEWYDRDCLKVHRLSEPNLLVYKHAIKYIYKEREA, via the coding sequence ATGCCCGACCGGAAGTTGATCCGTCCGAATCTGCGCGACTACAAGAGCTACCGTCGCGAAGGCCGGGAAGTGAAGGAGGAAGAGGGGGGAGGCCTTCCCGCCGGCACCTTTTCCTCGGCGAGGCGCAAGCAGGTTCCCCCGGAGCAGACGAACGCCGAGAATTTCTACTACCTGAAGCAGATGGGCTCCAAGACCCCCGTGGTCGTGGTCCTGAACGACGGCGAGGAGCTCCACGGGTGGATCGAGTGGTACGACCGCGATTGCCTGAAGGTCCACCGACTGAGCGAGCCCAACCTTCTCGTCTACAAGCACGCCATCAAGTACATCTACAAGGAGCGAGAGGCATGA